Proteins from one Plasmodium cynomolgi strain B DNA, chromosome 10, whole genome shotgun sequence genomic window:
- a CDS encoding hypothetical protein (putative): MIMNRHIIRHNMEFSDPMKYWQLDKNKLPLAITDKFYDDAIYQADDLFSKRKHNLFVNNCHHHVAMVLNNIKYKGRSDWTPFKVVLNLVIHGHFVSWKYFFVLYGPFLFILLLFVFLAVAF, from the exons ATGATAAT GAATCGGCACATCATCAGGC ATAATATGGAATTTAGCGACCCAATGAAGTATTGGCAGTTGGACAAGAATAAACTTCCTTTGGCCATCACTGACAAG TTCTACGATGACGCCATCTACCAAGCGGACGACCTTTTTTCTAAAaggaag CATAACCTATTCGT TAATAACTGCCACCACCATGTCGCCATGGTCCTGAATAACATAAAGTATAAGGGGAGATCCGACTG GACCCCGTTCAAGGTGGTCTTAAATCTAGTGATCCATGGCCATTTCGTCTC GTGGAAATACTTTTTCGTGCTGTACGGACCCTTCCTGTTTATCCTCCTGCTGTTTGTCTTCCTCGCAGTCGCCTTTTAG
- a CDS encoding hypothetical protein (putative): MVAIPNFIDKIQVQLENESDPRNILVLFDIIHVLCSGYITHDQGGVVQSGGTAERVEQQEERQEEQLGQQEEGAQGRNPGALFTRDRETHYLKSVIDIAFYYFPIEFVNSEGRYDSITEEDLQKAFYMCLKSNKRLGNYVIMNILDELYNTQDEEINEKNLQNIKETLGVCAPFYGSVCCSGFISTITGLIELECIDSDASDKMATYFVKILFLFFKIVNEEKNEELRRSLFDMHFAGMFRKFNNFLILHKCLCSEKQPLGGVAPEAEAVERGVEPPVGVSSTGRPSLAQLFRLEEIANLSDSSQSGSVRSVRSGGSDRSNRSGGSNRSNRSGGSNRSSRSGGSAPKERSECTSESDRNILAIIREKNHIEKMKERKERQNKRNKIKLNKFPVIEKILVCLSKGSTYVFLYVLETTLKPMLHECYYLVHALTGEGESPPRGSAQETRAEQRGQAGQRGQLEQRGQAGQRGQLEQRGQAEQGSLPARNAKVQAKWNLVATYLSFINNVMSESAKVEEVVARGISFVKEICIIGELLRMGRDQFFHAYHDSGLHLFGILASFVCMHGGAAVGGSVPNSGTEHGSAGSPTNDAAGSATNDVADTATNDAAGSATNDAADTATNDAADTATNEDALFHQAIILFFYLIGMHPGENVKLRVLGHSGRDLLDHGEDHLLKSAGEWRRSIVEEHHQFISDIKLNNENIVRECKEYKKNDLLFFLTLVSKIIKHKYEQIGNYLNTLLMNMCFLLLKFHFGKNEDLNLHRSLLRETYQVDIPYLFFISTNVASFVVKKFYHCVEEVKEKLLILKKEEDTTGSVHTRIEVDNQTDCQLDLELSPQMGEYDPHSGMTPGGVITELLRFGGGPIGETLKWKRVQVKCLLVDPTQGDTLKKSYETEVKEIKKRWGEAKQEEGDTTWERQSFKLTMCEPTNREDITSFYLAYIVSLAYSQIYKRCERVMQRYGSFSVSDGSPHDRRNNQDKVENELCKPQNELCKPHLLVNNMEVMELCINYLYEEAVVRSILSRGTSTEEGEQQEEQQQEQRQEEEEKQQKGHNKADNLKCILIVNSSDELSYYGTYVNNLKSFIRINEVKNLHLRDQITKRGEAAKVGHSHISPMTYLSCNNPFRNVDVFETDTLLYILKITLTSHVICEDWRGKAKQEGDVEMSILASYLYRKVKKNVNHIFITMSEAKKKAFIERMIDFCVGGDVHPHMSDKDGIFGGSIEESYHLDNLIGAKFTPRLMNPLLLLFLPALLSIHTQIGLDHMQKLLKLCMYIFLFNLPLESCSSNRVSTCENNSNGGGTCWEGLTRGAKNGSAHLSRESVSKFLDEKGKEHFKEGEVPFWDGDHVGDCLLHLDRANLESVHKCALQIVGILLHNWDGIHKMVNYILAPFDLVDDLGISLNGALSFKRFIDLFASTYEAFIRRWEKGGVADSKGEQLPRGDESPLVQLLSKLFEAPTWDTSNQLFYLLDCVYFGEEDPYFAQIFYSRGKNEHPLREKGTAKGMEIGLLDRTYLKGMEIGLLDRTYLKGENREGPNLGELKFVSFYPHEEGTIRVANLKEVICLAGGQSIGGGEENGKNSSGSDRDEGNLFLRRYFLHFFVQHFSLNYDLTFHLWKHTSEEVAEENLQHVCDSVASTSLHQHTFKQVLIWYFYLYPSQVYSHIYSVIHNINTKLLLSDENYNRVAFNPNDAFLSLCREKLLHFICTMYNYLYLIDVSERFLSMSEFLWLMEREKFSFDYSLPFDVIRRNEKTLTFLEKLSSYLGFYNESSDRGISKSATLATDKMDQMKRESNSDEHLSDSLTPGLISSMDASHQQVKEHSVSNPRKAIEADGDHPKGSNFLSLLQKRKENRILKYNCRYLCLVHLASIVLLNTPMEDALRKHYNVMEMCILKGIAPPKEALQENVQFLLSYKCRLVKSLLKLIVSVPLPLARYQCACIFYVISFLNYKSFLPYDVIQDIKWYLSIASVDPHKKVRKMVVLCRARWM, from the exons ATGGTAGCCATTCCAAATTTCATCGACAAGATCCAAGTGCAGCTGGAGAATGAGTCTGACCCAAGGAATATTTTGGTTCTCTTTGATATTATACACGTTCTGTGCAGTGGGTACATAACGCATGACCAAGGGGGGGTAGTTCAATCGGGTGGCACAGCGGAGCGGgtggagcagcaggaggagcggcaggaggagcagctggggcagcaggaggagggcGCTCAGGGACGAAACCCAGGAGCGCTGTTCACCCGGGACAGAGAAACACACTACCTCAAGTCAGTAATCGACATCGCCTTTTATTACTTCCCAATAGAATTTGTTAACAGCGAAGGAAGGTACGACAGCATCACAGAGGAGGACCTACAGAAAGCCTTCTACATGTGTCTCAAGTCAAACAAAAGGTTGGGGAACTACGTCATAATGAATATCCTAGACGAACTATACAACACACaggatgaagaaataaatgaaaaaaatttacaaaacatAAAAGAGACTCTAGGAGTATGTGCACCATTCTATGGTAGTGTATGTTGCTCAGGATTCATCTCCACAATCACAGGACTCATCGAATTGGAATGTATTGACAGTGATGCATCAGATAAAATGGCAacttattttgtaaaaattctttttctttttttcaaaattgtaaatgaagaaaagaatgAAGAGTTGAGGAGATCCCTTTTTGATATGCACTTTGCTGGGATGTTTCGGAAATTCAACAATTTTCTCATTCTGCATAAGTGCCTGTGTAGTGAGAAGCAACCCTTGGGGGGGGTTGCACCTGAAGCTGAAGCGGTGGAGCGCGGGGTGGAGCCCCCTGTGGGGGTATCCTCGACGGGGCGTCCCAGCTTGGCGCAGCTCTTCCGCTTGGAAGAGATTGCAAATCTGTCCGACTCTTCTCAGTCGGGAAGTGTGAGAAGTGTGAGAAGTGGTGGGAGTGACCGAAGCAACcgaagtggaggaagcaaCCGAAGCAACcgaagtggaggaagcaaCCGAAGCAGCCGAAGTGGCGGAAGCGCCCCCAAAGAGCGCAGCGAGTGCACCAGCGAAAGCGACAGGAACATCCTCGCTATCAtcagggaaaaaaaccacatcgaaaaaatgaaggagagaaaggagagacaaaacaaaaggaacaaaataaaactgaACAAATTTCCCGTGATTGAAAAGATCCTCGTGTGCTTATCGAAAGGGAGTACCTACGTCTTCCTGTACGTCCTGGAGACGACCCTTAAGCCGATGCTCCACGAGTGCTACTACTTGGTGCACGCTCTGACGGGGGAAGGGGAGTCTCCTCCCCGTGGAAGCGCGCAAGAGACGCGAGCTGAACAGAGAGGACAAGCTGGACAGAGAGGACAACTTGAACAGAGAGGACAAGCTGGACAGAGAGGACAACTTGAACAGAGAGGACAAGCTGAACAGGGCTCACTCCCTGCGCGCAACGCGAAGGTCCAAGCCAAGTGGAACCTCGTCGCGACGTACCTTAGCTTTATAAACAACGTGATGAGTGAAAGCGCGAAAGTGGAGGAGGTAGTGGCGAGGGGGATCAGCTTTGTTAAGGAAATCTGCATAATCGGGGAGCTTCTAAGGATGGGGCGAGACCAGTTTTTTCACGCGTACCACGATTCGGGTCTTCACCTCTTTGGCATCCTGGCGAGCTTTGTGTGCATGCATGGGGGGGCAGCTGTGGGGGGGAGCGTCCCGAATAGCGGCACAGAGCACGGCTCAGCTGGCAGCCCAACGAACGACGCGGCTGGCAGTGCAACAAACGACGTAGCTGACACCGCAACGAACGACGCGGCTGGCAGCGCAACGAACGACGCAGCTGACACCGCAACGAACGACGCAGCTGACACCGCAACGAACGAAGACGCCCTGTTCCACCAAGCGATCAtcctcttcttctacttGATCGGAATGCACCCCGGGGAAAACGTAAAGCTGCGTGTGTTGGGCCACAGCGGACGAGACCTCCTCGACCATGGGGAGGACCACCTCCTTAAGAGCGCAGGCGAGTGGAGAAGAAGCATCGTCGAGGAACACCATCAGTTCATCTCAGATATCAAACTGAACAACGAAAATATTGTACGGGAATgtaaagaatataaaaaaaacgacctgctcttttttctcaccttAGTAAGTAAAATCATAAAGCACAAGTATGAGCAGATTGGCAACTACCTAAATACGTTACTGATGAACATGTGCTTCCTACTGCTAAAGTTCCACTTCGGGAAGAACGAAGATTTGAATTTGCACAGATCCCTTTTGAGGGAGACCTACCAGGTTGACATTCCCTAcctctttttcatttccaccAATGTGGCTTCATTcgtggtgaaaaaattttaccacTGCGTTGAGGAGGTGAAGGAAAAGCTTCTTAtcttgaaaaaggaagaagacacCACAGGGAGTGTCCATACCCGTATTGAGGTAGACAATCAGACGGACTGCCAGCTTGATTTGGAGTTATCTCCACAAATGGGTGAGTATGACCCCCATTCAGGGATGACCCCCGGTGGAGTCATTACTGAACTTCTTCGCTTCGGTGGAGGTCCTATTGGAGAGACGCTAAAGTGGAAACGCGTTCAGGTGAAATGCCTGCTTGTGGATCCCACACAGGGGGATACACTAAAGAAGTCATACGAAACGGAggtgaaagaaataaaaaaacgttggggtgaagcaaaacaggaagaaggagacaCAACGTGGGAACGCCAATCGTTTAAGCTTACCATGTGTGAACCCACAAATAGGGAAGACATCACATCGTTTTATCTCGCCTATATAGTCAGTTTAGCGTATTCGCAGATTTACAAGAGGTGTGAAAGGGTAATGCAGAGATATGGATCGTTTTCAGTTTCAGATGGGTCACCACATGATAGGAGGAACAACCAAGACAAGGTAGAGAACGAACTATGCAAACCGCAGAACGAACTGTGCAAACCGCATCTTCTTGTGAATAATATGGAGGTGATGGAACTCTGCATAAATTATCTCTACGAGGAGGCAGTCGTGAGGAGCATCCTCTCAAGAGGCACGTCAAcagaggagggggagcagcaggaggagcagcagcaggagcagcggcaggaggaggaagagaaacaACAGAAGGGACACAACAAAGCAGATAACCTGAAGTGCATCCTAATAGTGAATAGCAGTGATGAGCTGAGTTACTACGGGACCTACGTGAACAACTTGAAAAGCTTCATTCGAATaaatgaagtgaaaaatCTACACCTGAGGGACCAAAtcaccaaaaggggggaagctgCGAAGGTTGGACATTCCCATATAAGTCCCATGACGTATCTCTCATGTAACAACCCCTTCCGTAATGTAGACGTGTTCGAGACGGACACATTActgtacattttaaaaattacctTAACGAGTCATGTAATTTGTGAAGATTGGAGGGGAAAAGCAAAGCAAGAAGGGGATGTAGAAATgtccattttggctagttaCCTATATcggaaagtaaaaaaaaacgtgaatcatatatttatcacCATGAGtgaagcgaagaagaaagCGTTTATCGAAAGGATGATTGATTTCTGCGTAGGTGGGGATGTACACCCACACATGTCCGATAAGGATGGTATTTTTGGAGGAAGCATTGAAGAGAGTTATCACTTGGATAATTTAATTGGGGCAAAGTTCACCCCACGTTTGATGAACCCGCTTCTGTTGCTTTTCCTACCTGCCCTACTGTCCATCCACACACAAATAGGACTAGACCACATGcagaaattattaaaattgtgcatgtacatctttttatttaacctCCCCCTGGAGAGCTGTTCGTCCAACCGCGTTAGCACCTGTGAGAATAACTCAAATGGAGGGGGCACCTGTTGGGAGGGTCTCACCAGAGGTGCGAAGAATGGAAGTGCACACCTCTCACGGGAATCCGTTTCGAAATTTTTAGACGAAAAAGGTAAGGAGCATTTCAAGGAAGGGGAAGTCCCTTTTTGGGATGGCGACCATGTAGGAGACTGTCTTCTCCACCTGGATCGTGCCAATTTAGAAAGTGTGCATAAATGTGCCCTACAGATTGTAGGCATCCTACTGCATAACTGGGATGgtattcacaaaatggtaaacTATATTTTAGCCCCATTCGATTTGGTCGACGATCTTGGCATAAGCTTAAATGGTGCACTATCTTTTAAGCGTTTTATCGACCTGTTTGCTTCGACGTATGAGGCGTTTATACGTAGgtgggaaaaagggggagtagCAGATTCCAAGGGGGAACAACTACCCAGGGGAGATGAATCCCCATTGGTCCAACTTCTGAGCAAACTTTTCGAAGCTCCCACGTGGGACACATCAAACCAGCTGTTCTACCTTCTAGATTGTGTTTACTTTGGCGAAGAGGACCCCTACTTTGCCCAAATATTTTACagtagaggaaaaaatgagcatcCCTTGAGAGAAAAAGGGACTGCGAAGGGGATGGAAATTGGCTTGTTGGATAGAACTTACTTGAAGGGGATGGAAATTGGCTTGTTGGATAGGACTTACttgaagggggaaaatcgGGAGGGGCCCAACCTAGGCGAGCTGAAGTTTGTGAGTTTTTACCCCCACGAAGAGGGAACAATCAGGGTAGCCAATTTGAAAGAGGTGATATGTCTAGCCGGGGGTCAGTCCATTGGaggtggagaagaaaatggaaagaacaGCAGCGGTAGCGATAGAGACGAGGGAAACCTTTTTCTTCGTCGATATTTCCTCCATTTCTTCGTTCAGCATTTCTCTCTCAACTACGATTTGACGTTCCACCTGTGGAAGCATACCTCAGAAGAAGTAGCAGAGGAAAATCTGCAACACGTATGCGACAGCGTGGCAAGTACCTCACTTCACCAGCACACATTTAAGCAGGTGCTAATCTGGTATTTCTACCTGTACCCTTCCCAAGTCTACAGTCACATCTACTCAGTTATTCACAACATAAACACGAAGCTTCTGTTAAGTGATGAGAATTACAACCGTGTTGCTTTTAACCCCAACGATGCTTTCCTCTCCTTATGTAGAGAAAAACTGTTGCACTTTATTTGTACCatgtataattatttgtACTTGATCGATGTGAGTGAGAGGTTCCTTTCCATGTCTGAATTCCTTTGGCTcatggagagggagaagTTTTCATTTGATTACTCTCTGCCCTTTGATGTCATCAGGAGGAATGAAAAGACGCTaacttttttggaaaaactgAGCAGCTATTTGGGCTTCTATAATGAGAGCAGTGACAGGGGCATTTCGAAGTCGGCAACGCTCGCTACGGACAAAATGGACCAAATGAAAAGGGAGAGCAACTCAGATGAACACCTCTCCGATTCCCTCACGCCAGGATTGATCAGCAGTATGGATGCATCTCATCAACAGGTGAAAGAACACAGTGTGAGTAACCCACGCAAGGCAATCGAAGCAGATGGGGACCACCCCAAGGGTAGCAACTTCCTCTCGCTTTTACAAAAACGGAAAGAGAATAGGATACTAAAGTACAACTGCAGGTACCTCTGCCTAGTCCACCTGGCGTCCATTGTGCTGTTGAACACACCTATGGAAGATGCACTACGTAAGCATTACAACGTCATGGAGATGTGCATACTAAAAGGAATAG CACCTCCGAAAGAAGCTCTTCAGGAGAACGTCCAATTTTTATTGTCGTACAAATGCCGCCTGGTGAAGAGCCTGCTCAAGTTAATCGTGTCTGTTCCGCTGCCTTTGGCTAGGTATCAGTGCGcctgcattttttatgtcatttcgtttttaaaCTACAAGTCTTTTCTACCCTATGATGTCATCCAGGAC atTAAGTGGTACCTGTCCATCGCGTCCGTGGACCCGCACAAGAAGGTCAGGAAAATGGTGGTCCTCTGCAGAGCCAGGTGGATGTAA